The sequence GCGCGCTGTTCAGTCTGCAGACGGGCGGCGCCGAGCGCTTCAACAATTTCGAGGGCAGCGTGCGCTACCGCGTGACGCCCGCGGTGCAGGTCGCGCTCGGCGAGACGTACACGCAGGTGCTCGCGTCGCACGCGGCCGCGCATGACGCGCACTATCTGCAGACGAGCGCGGGGATCCAGTATTTCCTGTCGAAGCGCACGGACGTCTATTTGAACGTGTCCTATCAACGGGCATCGTCGAATGCCGTGGCGTGGATCAAGGGGCTTGACGGGGCATCGAGCACGCGCACGCAGATCGTCGCGGTGACGGGCATCCGGCACAAGTTCTGACTGACCGGCGGATCGGCGAAATCCCCTCGTTTTGACGATCGAGGTGCTGCTGAGTATTGCCACGGAATGATTTCCGAAGGCGCCGTCCGCAGCCGATGCATGCGGCGCTTTTCATGAGCGTCTGGTAGGGGGCGGCGAGGTGGGTCTCGCAATTCCAATGGAGGCAAATCTGGCGCGGCCGGCGCGCCGATCAGGTTCAATATGGGTTGATAGGGGTTGGGAGGCGATTCACGTATAGGGCAAGGAGGCATGTAAATATTGAGTGGATGATGGATGTCGGCCTCCGGCTATCGGTCATCGCTTTCGATGGTTGCCGGCATGCGCAAGCCACGCAATGCGGGCAGACACGTTCGTCGCCTGCTGTCGCCGCGCGCGTATGCGGCTCGCATGACGACGGCGCGAGCCTTCCGGCGATTGCGCCTGCCTGAAACGCATGCGCCGCGTACGATCGGCACGCCGATCGCGCGGCCGTCGCAACCGATGTCGCAGCCGAGGGTGAAAGGCGCGGGAGCGCGGGGCCTCCGCACGCGCATCCGCCTGCGTGTTGCATACGCGCACGCGTGTTCGCGTGCGCGGCGCCGCGCGCCGCCGCCCGTATTCGCCGCAACGCCCGCTTGGCTATTCCTTCACCGCGTGCCAGACATCCTTGAAGCCGTCGCCCTTCTTGTCGCCCTTCGCGGCGTCTTTCGCGAAGAAGTAGAGCGGCTTGCCCTGGTACGCCCACTGCAGCGTGCCGTCGTCGCGCTTGATGATCGTGTAGCCGCCCGCCGGCCGGTCGGTCGCGCTTGCCTTGTAGGGCGGCCAGTTCGCCGCGCACGGGCCGTTGCAGAGGCTCTTGCCCGCATTCGGGGCGTCCTTGTCGAACGTGTACAGCGTCATGCCGTTGGCGGCGACCAGCATGCCGCCGCTCGGCATCGCGGGCGCATCGGCGAGCGCGGCGGCCGACGCGAATCCGACGGCGAGCGCGCATGCGACATCAGCGGTTCTCATGGCTGTCTCCTTGTTTCGGCGGGCGCGGCGGGCCTCGGGAAAGGCGCGCGCGCCGCATCTCGGCGGCGCGCGCCCGTCGCGCACCCTTTCAAACCATAGGCGGTTTTGCGCATGGAGGAAAGGCGATCGTCGCCCGCCGGCGCGCGGCCGTGCGCGCGCGGCCGCGTCAGCGCGGCGCGTCGTGCCCGAGCGCCTGCAGGAACAGCGAGAATAGTTCCGGCTGCGACGAGATGCCGAGCTTCGAATACAAGTGCCGCCGATGCACCTTGACGGTCTCGGGCGAGATCGCAAGCCGCTCGGCGATCGCCTTCGACGAGTTGCCGCGCAGCACGAGCCGCGCGATCGCCATCTCGCGCTCGGTCAGCAACGGCGCGCCGAAGCTCGCGAGCGCGCGCTCGACGCGCTCGGCGAGATCGTCGCTCGCCCGCGCGCGCGATGCGTCGCCCTGCAGCCGCCGGTGCTGGCGGATCGCCGCGAGCAGCCACGGCGAGCAGGCGGCCAGGCGGCCGAGCGTGTCGGTGTCGAAGCGCGCGTGCGCGCCGAGCGACAGCGACAGCATCTCGTCCGGTCGCGTGCGCACGATGATCTGCAATTCGTCCTCGCCCACCGCGTCGCGAAAATAACTGAGGAAATATTCGCTCTGCCGGAACAGATCGGGCGCGACTTCCTCGAGCCGGTAGCAGCCGTCGGCAAGGCCGTCGTGCGCGGCCTGCAGGAACGGATCGAGCAGGTAGAGCCCGTTCAGGTACAGCGGCACGGGCGACGGCCCGCTCGCGCCGCCCGTGTCGTATTCGTCGAGCACGACGGGCGCGCCGTCGCGGCCGAGCGCGGTCGCGAGCGCGTTGTCGAACGGCACCATCTCGTTGAGAAACAGGATCAGCAAGCGCCAGAAGCGCGGCTCGCCGAGATGATCGAGCGCGCGTCCGAACGCTTGATGCATCGCTACTTCGCTGAACAGTCGATCCATGTGCGCCCCGGTTTGGCGTAACCCCAAGGGGGAATGGCGGCGCGCAATTTGGCTTCCTAGACTGCGCGCCATGCGTTGCCCGAGTATGGGCGTTCAAAAACCTGCGGCAAAGGAGTGCAAGATGGCGATCATATCGGAGTCTTCGAGCGCGGCGGCGGCCGCCGCACCGGGCGGCGCGCGCGCGCCGGACACGCTCGCGCGTTCGCTCAACGTGCGCGATGTGGTGATGATCACGGTGTCGGGCGTGACGCCCGCGAGCTCGATTTTCGTGATCGCGCCGTTCGCGATCCAGCAGGCGGGCAGCGGCGCGGTGATGTCGTTCGTGCTCGGCGGGCTGCTCGCGTTCGCGTTCGCGCTCTGCTATGCGGAACTGAGCGCCGCGCACCGCAGCGCGGGCGGCGAGTACGTGATGGTCAAGCGCGTGTTCGGTGCGCTGCCCGGGTATCTGACGTTCGTCGCGGTGCTCGCCGTCAACGTGTTCATTCCGGCCGTGCTCGCGAGCGGCGCCGCGCCTTACCTGAACGCGGCGCTCGGCACGCAGCTCGGCAATCAGTCCGTGGCGCTCGCGATCGTGCTCGCGAGCTATGCGTTGGGTATCCTGAACATTCGCACGAACGCGTGGATCACCGGCGCGTTTCTCGTGATCGAGATCCTCGTGCTCGCGCTGATCGCCTATCTCGGCTTCTCCGAGCCGCATCGCTCGCCGCTCGCGCTCGTGCATCCCGTCGTCGCGAACGGCGCGGCGCTCGTGCCCGCGACGCTCGCCGCGATCATGCCGGCCGTCGGCACGGCGATCTTCTGTTACAACGGCTTCGGCGCGGCCGTGTTTCTCGCCGAGGATCTCGAAGGCGGCAATCGCGACATCGCGAAGGCGGTGATCTGCTCGCTCGCGGTGATCCTCGTCGTCGAGCTCGTGCCGCTCACCGCGATCGTGCTCGGCGCGCCGTCGTTCGTCGAGCTCGCGAAGAGCGCCGATCCGATCGGCTATGTCGTGCGCGCGCTCAGCAATCCGGGTGTGTCGCGCGTCGTGAGCGGCGGCATCTTCCTGTCCGTGTTCAATGCGATCATCGCGATCGTCATCATGGTCGGGCGCTTCCTGTACAGCAGCGGGCGCCATGCGTTGTGGTCGCATGCGTGCAACGGCGCGTTCACGCGCATTCATCCGCGCCTCGAATCGCCATGGATCGCGACGCTCACGCTCGCGGTGCCGTCGACGCTGCTCGTGTTCGTGTTGAGCCTCGACGCGCTGACCGCGTTCACCGTCGATCTGCTGCTGCTCGTCTATCTCGCCGTCGGCGTCGCGGCGCTCGCGAGCCGCGTGATGCGGCGCGACGTCGATCATCATTACCGGATGCCGTGGTGGCCGCTGCCGCCCATTGTCGCGATCGCGGGCGCCGGGTATACGCTGTACACGACGATCGCCGCCGCGACGAAGCCGACCGACCTGTACATCATCGCCGGGCTCGCGGCTGTCTCGCTCGCGGCCTACGCGCGCTGGGCGCGCCGCAGCGCGGCGTTTCGCGAACTCTGAACCATGAACCGGGCAACGAACCGAAAGAGAGGACCATCAGCATGCGCACACGAGATCTGGGCATTCGCATCGGCCGCGGCAAGCCGGGGCGCCTGAACGCCATCACCGACGTCGCCGGCGTGCGGGTCGGGCACCACACGGTGCACGTCGAGGCGGGCGACGCGTCGGCGCACACCGGCGTGACGGTGATCGAGCCGCGCGCCGCGCGCGCGCGCGACGAGCCGTGCTTCGCGGGCGTTCACGTGCTCAACGGCAACGGCGACGCGACCGGGCTCGAATGGATTCGCGAGGCGGGGCTGCTGACGACGCCGATCGCCTATACGAACACGCACAGCGTCGGCATCGTGCGCGATGCGCTCGTCGCCGCCGAGCGCGCGCAGGGCGGCGCGCGCGAGCGCGAGCACGTGTACTGGTGCATGCCGGTCGTGATGGAGACGTTCGACGGACTCCTGAACGACATCTGGGGGCAGCACGTGTGCGTCGGGCACGTCGCGCAGGCGCTCGCCGCCGCGCGTTCGGACCCGGTCGCGGAAGGCTGCGTCGGCGGCGGCACCGGCATGATCTGCCACGAGTTCAAGGGCGGCATCGGCACCGCGTCGCGCGTCGTCGCCGAAGCGGCGGGCGGCTGGACGGTCGGCGCGCTCGTGCAGGCGAACTACGGGCAGCGCGCGGCGCTGCGCGTCGCGGGCTACCCGGTCGGCGAAGTGCTGCGCGACGCGCACTCGCCGTTCGACGAGGCGGGCGGGGCGGGCGAGCCCGGCATGGGCTCGATCGTCGTGACGCTCGCGACCGACGCGCCGCTGCTGCCGCATCAATGCACGCGGCTCGCGCAGCGCGCGAGCGTCGGGCTCGCGCGCGTCGGCGGCGGCACCGACAATTCGAGCGGCGACATTTTCGTGGCGTTCGCAACCGGCAATACCGGGCTGCCGATCGTGAGCTATGGCCGGCCGGGCCCGACGACGGTCGGCGTGCGGATGGTCGCCGACGCGCACATCTCCGCCCTGTTCGACGCGGCGGTGGAAGCGGTCGAGGAGGCGATCGTCAACGCGCTCGTCGCGGCGACCGATCTCGCGGCGCGCGGCGTGCGCGTCGAGGCGCTCGGCGCCGCGCGGCTCGTCGATGCGTTGCGCGAGACCGGCTGGCGCCCGCGCGCGGGCGACGCTCAGCTATAGCCGTGGCAGCGTCTGAGGCCCGCGTAGTCGTAGAAGCGGCTGCCGGGCGCGATGCGCGCGCCGTCGCACGCGGGCTGGAAATCGGTCTCGCGCTCGTTGTACAGCATCTTCACGATGAGCCGCGCGCCGTTGCGGTAGACGTCCCATTGCAGGTTCGCGGCCATCGGCGCCACCGTCTCGCCGCGCCACGGATTGTTCGCGTACGTGTACGTCTGCGCTTGCGGCACGGGCGCGAACACGTCTTTCAGCTTCAGGATCGATGCGAACGGAATCACCACTTCGGCATGCGTGAAGCGCAGCTTCGCCGCATTGGTCAGATCGCCGTGCGCGATCGCGTCGATCTCGGCGAAGAAATCGTCGACGAGCGCCTGCGCCATCCGGTAGGTGATGGGGTTCGTCTCGGCGATACCCGGGCCTTTTTCGTAGAAATCCTCGGCGTCCTGAAGATACGCGAGATACTCGGCCTGCGGCGCGGCGATGTAGCGCTCCATCGTGACGCCGGCCGTCTCGGCCGTCATCGCGGGCGCGACCTGCAGCAGGTTGTACAGCACGTTCGCGGCGTCGGCGGCGGACTTGATCGTGGTCTTGCCGTCGCCCTTGAGCGTATGGGCGAACTTCGCGTCCGCCGACGCGAACGTGTACGTGCCCGTGTTCGAGAATGTGTAGCCCGCCGTGCCGAGCTTCGCCGCGAAACCCGGCGTCACGAGCGCGGCGAGCACCGTTTGCGCGACCTGCGACGTTCGCGGCGCCCGCATGATCGCATCGAGCTTCGCGGCGACGGCGGCGCTGCCGCCGTAGGCCTGGTACGCGAGGCTGTCGCGATAGGTCGCGTAATACGGATCGTCTGTCGACACGACGAGGTCGACCGAAGGCTTCAGCGCATGGAAGTACAGCAGGAAGCGGTTGGCGCCCACCGCCTGCGCGACGGGCGCGCCTTGCGGATAGCCGGCGATCGCGCTCGGCGACGTGATCGCCGGCGCGAGCGCGGGGCGCGCGGCGACGAGCGCGCCCGAGAAGTAGGCTGAGCTGTCGACCGCGCGATCCTGCCCGGAATGCACGACGACGATCTTGCGCGCCGCGCCGCCCGTCGTGCCCGCGACCGTGTCGAACAGTGCCGGCAGCCGCTGCAGCAGCCGCGCGGCGAGCTGCTGATGTTCGCGAATGCCCGCCTGCGTGAGATTGCCGTAGCCGGGCGTCGAGATGCCCGCGACGCCGTAGCCGAGCAGCGCGTTCGCCTTCATCATCGCGAACGTGTCGGCCTTCAGTTGCCGGCCGAGCGGCGTGAGCGCGCCTTCGGCGTCCGCCTTTTGCAGCATGTCGTAGATCGCGCCGTCGTACTTGAAGCCGGACAGCCCGCGCGAGCCGTGGCGCGCGAGCATTTCGGTATAGACGGGCGCATAGCCCGCGGGCGGTGCTTCGTAGCGCGAAGCATCCTGCTGCGGCCGATAAGGCGTTTTCGTCTGGTAGTAGGTGGGCGCGGCGGCGGGTGTCGACGCGGGGGCGTCGGGCGTCGGGTTCGGCCGGGCGGGCGGCGGCGCGGCGCTGTCGTTCGTGTCGTCGGCGCCGCAGGCGGCGAGCGCGACGCACAGCAGCGTCGCAGCGAGGAGGCGGGCGGGGTGGGCGAGACAGCGTTGCATCGAACGCAAGGGGCGAGGTGGGTTCGGCCGGAGGGCACCGCCGCTCGGCGAAGCGTTGCGCGGACGGTGAATCGAGTGCGCAGTCTCGCAAAGGTTTTTGACAGCTTGAAGTCATCGAACGGAAAGCTCGATGCGAGCTTTCCGTTCCATCGGGAGCGCGGCGCGCACGGCAGCTTAGCTGCCGAAGTAGATGTTGCAGAAGCTGACCGGGCCGACGCATGCGTTCGGGTCCTGGCGGTCTTGATGAGCGGCGGGGACGCGGCCGGCGGCTTGCACGGCCTCGGTGCGGTTCGCCGGTTGCCGGCCCGCGTCGGCGGCGGCGGGTTGCGCGTGAGCAGCGGCCATGACGGCGGACAGCGACAGCGCGACGACGGCGATTTGCAGCGACTTCATTTGATTTTCTCCTAGAGGGTTTCCGTCTTGCTCGACGGTGATGAAACTATATGACTCGGCCGGGTTTGGATTAATCGCCCGGCCTGCGGAGCTTCCTTCCATTTCGCACAACGATCGTTTCGCACGTCACATGCGCCTTGCGCGCACGCGTTCGCGGGCGCGCGAGCCGCGATTGAACGGCGCGTCCTGATCGATCAGCGCGCTGCGGATGAAGTGCAGGCAACTGACGATGCGCTGCATCCGGCGCCGCTCGTCGGGCACCGCGTACCACAGGTGCTGCGTGTGCCGGACCGCGCGGATCGCGAGATTGACCGACTTCAGCGCACGCGCGAGGCGGTGCGCGTCGGGCGTCTCGAACAGCCTCGGCAGCGCCTCGCGCACCGCGTCGATCAACGCGCGCCAGCGCAGCGCCTGCGCGGGTTGCGCGGCCGTGAACGCCTGCATCTCGCGCCGCAGATCGATCACCGCGTGGCCGATTTCGAGCGTCGCGAGCATCCAGCGAAGCGCGTCCCGATGCCGCCGTGAGCGCTTCATCAGCAGATTGCGCAGTTGCGACATCAGATCGTGCGAGCTCGACTGAAAGCGCTGATCGAGCCCTTGCAGCGGGCCGTCGCACGCGAGCGCGATCTGCCGGCGCAGGTCGCGCGCGATCCGGCCGGTGAGCCACGGCATCTCGGCGGGAAACACCACCGCGAACGCGATCGATGCGGCGAGCATCGACACGACGAGCGCGAGCCCGTTGTTGATCAGCACGTCGGGCGCGTAGACGATCACGTTGTCCGGCCCCGCGAGCAGGCAGAAGAACACGACGAAGCCGATCCCGTAGCCGGACTTGCCCGGACGCGTCGCGAGATACGCGCCCGCCGCGAGCACGGGCGCGAGCGCCGCGCACAGCAGCGGGAAGCCGTCGATGTTCGGATACACGCGGCACACGTACAGGTAACCCGTGAGCGTGGCGAGCGCCGCGCCGGCGGCCATCTGCGCGACGAAGCGGCTCGCGCGCGGCGCGGTCGAGCTGAGCGCGCACGCGATCGCGGTGCCGATCACGGCGAGCGAGCCGCTCGACCATTCGGACGCGATCCAGAACGCGCTCATCGCACCCATCGCGACGAGCGTGCGCAGGAACGTGAAGCCGACGAAGTAGCGGTTGGTCTTCACCGCATACCGCGTGACCGAACGTTCGAGCACGTGACTGTCGAGCGCGAGCGACGCGTGCGTTTCCGCGTAGCCGAGGAATTCGTCGACGAAGCGGTAGAGCAGCTCGATCGCGGTATCGAAGTCGAGCACGCCGGCGGGTGCGAGCGTCTCGAGCCCGCGGCGCGATGCGCGCGCGCGCTTGGGCAGCGCGGCCAGATACGCACTCAGCGCGACGAGCGCAGGCGAAGGCGACGGCGACGGCGACGGCGCCGATCGCGCGCGTGGCCGCGCGAGATCGGCGCGCAGCGCGTACAGCACGCCCGACAGCGCATCGACATGCGGGGCGATCGCCGTGAGCACCTCGGCCGCATGATTCGCGCGCAGGCGCCTGAGCAACTGATGGAATGCATGGAGGCGCGCGCATGCGTTCATGAACTCGCTGTTCAGCCGCGCGAGCCGGCGGCTGCGCGCGCGGATGTACGGATCCTCGAAGGTCGCGAACGCGCGCGTCGCCTCGAAGCCGACGATGCCGTCGACGAAGTCGGCGAAGCGCCGCTCGAACTCGCCGCGCTCGACCGCGCCCGCCGTCGTGCTCGCCGCGAACGCGACGAAATCGGCGTGCCGCGCGCTCAGCGTGCGCATCAGCGCATCGCTCGAGCTGAGCGGAAGCACGAGCGCGCTGACGGCGCCCGAGCAGAAGATGCCGACCGCGACTTCGGCCGCGCGCGTGAGCGCCGACAGAAACAGCGTGTTCGGCGCCATCACCGCGGGCAGGCCGATCAGCGCGGCGGTGTAGCCGGCGAGCACGTAGCCGTACCAGCGAAAGTGCCGGTTGCGCACGGCCGCCGCGATGCAGCCCGCGACCCACAGCGTGATGCCCGCCATGTATAGCTCCGGCTGCTGCGCGAACAGGCCGCCGAGCGCGAGCGCCGCCACGAGCCCGACGCCCGTGCCGACGACGCGGTAGAAACTCTTCGCGAGCACCATCCCGCTCATCGGCTGCATCAGCACGAACACGGTCGTCATCGCGATGCGCGGCTGCGATAGATCGAGCAGCATCGCGATGCCCATCGCGAGCAGCGCGGCGGCCACCGTTTTCGCGAGATGCAGCCAGACGAGGCCGTCGCGGCCCGCCCAGTCGCGCGCGAGCCTGCCGGTGCTTCGCAGCCGCTCCTGCCATCGGTGCGGGTCGATGGGGAATCGCTGTAGCGCGGGCTCGTGCTTCATGGCAGTGGGCGGGGCGGTGCTTCTGGCGGGCGCGGATCGGGGGCCTCCGGCCTCGCGCGACGACGCCAGTCTGACCGGAGAGGCGCCGATTGTAGGAGCCGCGCGCACGCGCATTAACGCGGGTGCGGGGAAACCATAGTTGCCGTGACGGCAACAATGCGGGGCCCTCGCTGGAGGACAATATCGTCTCTACATACGTTTCGGACGGGAATGGATACGCTACAGAACATGCGGGTGTTCGCTCGCGTGGTGGAAGCGGGCAGCTTCACGGCGGCCGCGCAATCGCTGAACTCGACGACGGGCGCGATGTCGCGCGCGGTGTCCGAGCTCGAGGCACGGCTGCGCACGCGTTTGATGAATCGCTCGACGCGGCGCCTCGCGTTGACGCCCGCGGGCGAGCGCTATCTGCTGCGCTGCCGGCAGATTCTCGCGGACGTCGATCAGGCGGAGGAAGAGGCGAGCTGCGCGCACGAACGCCCGGCGGGCGTGCTGCGCATGCACAGCTTCGCGAGCATCGGCCAGCACTACGTGCTGCCGGCGCTCACCGCGTATCGCAGCCAGCATCCGGACGTGTCGATCGAGCTCACGCTGTCGCAGCGGATGCCCGATCTGTTCGACGGCTCGAGCGACATGGCGGTCGTGACCGCTTCATCGCTACCCGATTCCGAACTCGTATCGCATCTGCTCGGCTCGACGTTCAGCATTCTGTGCGCGACGCCCGCGTATCTGCGCGCGCACGGCGCGCCGCGCACGCCGCGCGATCTCGCGCGGCACGCATGCCTCACGCTGCGCACGCCGGCGTTCCCGACGAACGAATGGCTGCTCGAAGGGCCGAACGGCGCCGAGGAAATCAAGGTGGATGGCCCGGTGCAGACCAATACCGCCGAATCGCTCGCGGTGGCGATCCGCGCGGGCATCGGCATCGGCATGCTGCCGCTCTATGCGGCGATCGAGGACCTGCGCTGCGGCAACCTCGTGCGCGTGCTGCCCGCGCACCGGCTGCAGAAGATGAACGTCTACGCGCTCTATCCGTCGCGCCGCTTCATCGATGCGAAAGTGCGCACCTGGGTCGAAGTGCTGCGCTTTCACATGCCGAAGATGATCGCGCGCGACGAGGCGATGCTGTCGGCGATCGTCGCGGAAGCGTCCGACGCGACGCAAAGCGCGATTGCCGGGGCGCTCGACGTCGGGCTCGAATCGGCGCACGCGCTCAGTCACTGAGCCCGCCGTTTTCCGATGTCGGCGCGATGCGCCGCCGCCCGTCGAGCGCGGCGGCGCATCGCGCGCATCGCGGATCGCGTGTCGCCTATCGGATATCGCGCATCGGGGCGTGGCCGCATGCGCGCGGCGCTGCCGCCTCGGGTGGCGCCGTATGTTGCCGTGCATCGCCGCTGTGTATTGCCGCGTATCGCCCGGGGGGGCATGCGTCGTGTCTATCGCGTTTGTCATGACGGACGCGCGCATGTCGCGCGCGGGTATGTGAGCGGCGCATGCCAGGTTGCGTGATCGCGGCGCGGCCTTCGGGCATGGATTGCCGAGCGCAGGAGCGGCGCGAAGCGGGCCGTCGCCGGGTGGCGACAAGACAGCGAAGAAGCCGCGCGGTAGCCGCGAGGAAAGGAAACGATAAAACCGCAAAACCGCAAAACCGCAAAGAGGCGGCGCATCGCGCACGCCTCTTCACCAATTGTGTCTCCCCGAACGATGCCTGCCGAGCGGTGCCCGCCTATCGCGCGCCGGCCGCCGGCTTGCCCGCCTGCGCGGTGCCCGCGACAGCCGGGCCGTATGCGGTCTCGGCCGTCTTGCGCGTGGCGAGGCGCTTCGCGTCGAGTCGGCGCTGCGCGGCCTGAATGTCGTCGGGGTAGGTGTTGTCGTTGCCGCGCGACGGCTGATAGCCGACGGATTCCAGATCGACGAGTTCCTGAATGACTTGCGCGCGCGTGAGCGAGCCGTTCGGCGATTGGGCAAACGAGACGACCGGTGCGGCGAGCACGAGCGCGGCGGCAGCGGTGACGACGATCGATTTCAAGATGACCTCCAGGGTGATTCGATTCGGTGCAGTTCGCGATCGGCGATCCGAACTGACGAAGCAAAGTCTACGCAGCCGAAGCACGCGGAAAAACCGGCCGCGCCGGCACGCAGCCTTGCAGATCGCACAACACTGAAGCGTGCGGTGTGCGTGCCGCGCGGCCGATCGGGCGACGCTTCGTGACGGAAATGTGTCCGTTCGTTCCGGCCTGCGCAAAGAAGCGCTGCACGCCGGGCCGCAGATCCGCGGCGGGCGAATCCCTAAACTCGACCATCGTCGGATCGAGTCGTTTCATTTCCATCAACAAGGAGTTTCGTTGTGAAAAACATCCGGTTTGCATGCGCAACCGCAGGGGTTCTGGCCGCGACGGCCGCACACGCGCAGAGCTCGGTCACGTTGTACGGCCTGATCGACACGGGCATCATGTACACGAACAACGTCGCGAGCGGCAATTCGCACGGCGGGCTCGTGCAGGCGACGACGGGCGCCGTGAACGGCAGCCGCTTCGGCGTGCGCGGCACCGAGGATCTCGGCGGCGGCCTGAAGGCGCTGTTCGT is a genomic window of Burkholderia mallei ATCC 23344 containing:
- a CDS encoding P1 family peptidase, which translates into the protein MRTRDLGIRIGRGKPGRLNAITDVAGVRVGHHTVHVEAGDASAHTGVTVIEPRAARARDEPCFAGVHVLNGNGDATGLEWIREAGLLTTPIAYTNTHSVGIVRDALVAAERAQGGAREREHVYWCMPVVMETFDGLLNDIWGQHVCVGHVAQALAAARSDPVAEGCVGGGTGMICHEFKGGIGTASRVVAEAAGGWTVGALVQANYGQRAALRVAGYPVGEVLRDAHSPFDEAGGAGEPGMGSIVVTLATDAPLLPHQCTRLAQRASVGLARVGGGTDNSSGDIFVAFATGNTGLPIVSYGRPGPTTVGVRMVADAHISALFDAAVEAVEEAIVNALVAATDLAARGVRVEALGAARLVDALRETGWRPRAGDAQL
- a CDS encoding helix-turn-helix transcriptional regulator — translated: MHQAFGRALDHLGEPRFWRLLILFLNEMVPFDNALATALGRDGAPVVLDEYDTGGASGPSPVPLYLNGLYLLDPFLQAAHDGLADGCYRLEEVAPDLFRQSEYFLSYFRDAVGEDELQIIVRTRPDEMLSLSLGAHARFDTDTLGRLAACSPWLLAAIRQHRRLQGDASRARASDDLAERVERALASFGAPLLTEREMAIARLVLRGNSSKAIAERLAISPETVKVHRRHLYSKLGISSQPELFSLFLQALGHDAPR
- a CDS encoding FUSC family protein gives rise to the protein MKHEPALQRFPIDPHRWQERLRSTGRLARDWAGRDGLVWLHLAKTVAAALLAMGIAMLLDLSQPRIAMTTVFVLMQPMSGMVLAKSFYRVVGTGVGLVAALALGGLFAQQPELYMAGITLWVAGCIAAAVRNRHFRWYGYVLAGYTAALIGLPAVMAPNTLFLSALTRAAEVAVGIFCSGAVSALVLPLSSSDALMRTLSARHADFVAFAASTTAGAVERGEFERRFADFVDGIVGFEATRAFATFEDPYIRARSRRLARLNSEFMNACARLHAFHQLLRRLRANHAAEVLTAIAPHVDALSGVLYALRADLARPRARSAPSPSPSPSPALVALSAYLAALPKRARASRRGLETLAPAGVLDFDTAIELLYRFVDEFLGYAETHASLALDSHVLERSVTRYAVKTNRYFVGFTFLRTLVAMGAMSAFWIASEWSSGSLAVIGTAIACALSSTAPRASRFVAQMAAGAALATLTGYLYVCRVYPNIDGFPLLCAALAPVLAAGAYLATRPGKSGYGIGFVVFFCLLAGPDNVIVYAPDVLINNGLALVVSMLAASIAFAVVFPAEMPWLTGRIARDLRRQIALACDGPLQGLDQRFQSSSHDLMSQLRNLLMKRSRRHRDALRWMLATLEIGHAVIDLRREMQAFTAAQPAQALRWRALIDAVREALPRLFETPDAHRLARALKSVNLAIRAVRHTQHLWYAVPDERRRMQRIVSCLHFIRSALIDQDAPFNRGSRARERVRARRM
- a CDS encoding APC family permease, which encodes MAIISESSSAAAAAAPGGARAPDTLARSLNVRDVVMITVSGVTPASSIFVIAPFAIQQAGSGAVMSFVLGGLLAFAFALCYAELSAAHRSAGGEYVMVKRVFGALPGYLTFVAVLAVNVFIPAVLASGAAPYLNAALGTQLGNQSVALAIVLASYALGILNIRTNAWITGAFLVIEILVLALIAYLGFSEPHRSPLALVHPVVANGAALVPATLAAIMPAVGTAIFCYNGFGAAVFLAEDLEGGNRDIAKAVICSLAVILVVELVPLTAIVLGAPSFVELAKSADPIGYVVRALSNPGVSRVVSGGIFLSVFNAIIAIVIMVGRFLYSSGRHALWSHACNGAFTRIHPRLESPWIATLTLAVPSTLLVFVLSLDALTAFTVDLLLLVYLAVGVAALASRVMRRDVDHHYRMPWWPLPPIVAIAGAGYTLYTTIAAATKPTDLYIIAGLAAVSLAAYARWARRSAAFREL
- a CDS encoding COG4315 family predicted lipoprotein, encoding MRTADVACALAVGFASAAALADAPAMPSGGMLVAANGMTLYTFDKDAPNAGKSLCNGPCAANWPPYKASATDRPAGGYTIIKRDDGTLQWAYQGKPLYFFAKDAAKGDKKGDGFKDVWHAVKE
- a CDS encoding DUF4148 domain-containing protein, whose protein sequence is MKSIVVTAAAALVLAAPVVSFAQSPNGSLTRAQVIQELVDLESVGYQPSRGNDNTYPDDIQAAQRRLDAKRLATRKTAETAYGPAVAGTAQAGKPAAGAR
- a CDS encoding lipoprotein, giving the protein MQRCLAHPARLLAATLLCVALAACGADDTNDSAAPPPARPNPTPDAPASTPAAAPTYYQTKTPYRPQQDASRYEAPPAGYAPVYTEMLARHGSRGLSGFKYDGAIYDMLQKADAEGALTPLGRQLKADTFAMMKANALLGYGVAGISTPGYGNLTQAGIREHQQLAARLLQRLPALFDTVAGTTGGAARKIVVVHSGQDRAVDSSAYFSGALVAARPALAPAITSPSAIAGYPQGAPVAQAVGANRFLLYFHALKPSVDLVVSTDDPYYATYRDSLAYQAYGGSAAVAAKLDAIMRAPRTSQVAQTVLAALVTPGFAAKLGTAGYTFSNTGTYTFASADAKFAHTLKGDGKTTIKSAADAANVLYNLLQVAPAMTAETAGVTMERYIAAPQAEYLAYLQDAEDFYEKGPGIAETNPITYRMAQALVDDFFAEIDAIAHGDLTNAAKLRFTHAEVVIPFASILKLKDVFAPVPQAQTYTYANNPWRGETVAPMAANLQWDVYRNGARLIVKMLYNERETDFQPACDGARIAPGSRFYDYAGLRRCHGYS
- a CDS encoding LysR family transcriptional regulator, whose product is MDTLQNMRVFARVVEAGSFTAAAQSLNSTTGAMSRAVSELEARLRTRLMNRSTRRLALTPAGERYLLRCRQILADVDQAEEEASCAHERPAGVLRMHSFASIGQHYVLPALTAYRSQHPDVSIELTLSQRMPDLFDGSSDMAVVTASSLPDSELVSHLLGSTFSILCATPAYLRAHGAPRTPRDLARHACLTLRTPAFPTNEWLLEGPNGAEEIKVDGPVQTNTAESLAVAIRAGIGIGMLPLYAAIEDLRCGNLVRVLPAHRLQKMNVYALYPSRRFIDAKVRTWVEVLRFHMPKMIARDEAMLSAIVAEASDATQSAIAGALDVGLESAHALSH